From the Sphingomonas suaedae genome, one window contains:
- a CDS encoding enoyl-CoA hydratase/isomerase family protein has translation MTQDLLFDMSDHVATITLNRPAKLNALTPEMAAALIDAVAECNASDAVRCVVITGAGEKAFSAGSDITTLDTYATPWDFRNRDDYCDALRACRKPVVAAVNGYALGGGLETAMAADIRIASSNARFAAPEIKLGWIGGGGMAAGLTYAMGTSNAAMMLLTGDMFDAQKALDWGLVSEVLSPDALLPRAQEIAATIASRAPIAAETAKLNLRAAHTMSWEKAIEYERDLQAICFATEDAQEGRAAFAEKRAPVFRRR, from the coding sequence ATGACCCAAGACCTGTTGTTCGATATGAGCGATCACGTCGCCACCATCACGCTCAACCGACCGGCCAAGCTGAATGCGCTGACGCCGGAGATGGCGGCAGCGCTGATCGATGCGGTGGCCGAGTGCAATGCGAGCGATGCGGTGCGCTGCGTCGTCATCACGGGGGCGGGGGAGAAGGCGTTCTCGGCAGGCTCCGACATCACCACGCTCGACACCTATGCGACCCCTTGGGACTTCCGCAATCGCGACGATTATTGCGATGCGCTGCGCGCCTGCCGCAAGCCGGTGGTTGCGGCAGTCAACGGCTATGCGCTCGGCGGCGGGCTGGAGACCGCGATGGCCGCCGATATCCGCATCGCCAGCAGCAATGCGCGCTTTGCCGCGCCGGAGATCAAGCTGGGCTGGATCGGCGGCGGCGGGATGGCGGCAGGGCTGACCTATGCGATGGGCACGTCCAACGCGGCGATGATGCTGCTGACCGGCGACATGTTCGATGCGCAGAAGGCGCTCGACTGGGGACTGGTCAGTGAAGTCCTTTCGCCCGACGCGCTGCTGCCCCGCGCGCAGGAAATCGCGGCGACGATCGCCTCCCGCGCGCCGATCGCGGCGGAAACCGCCAAGCTCAATTTGCGCGCCGCGCACACCATGTCGTGGGAGAAGGCGATCGAATATGAGCGTGACCTCCAGGCGATCTGCTTCGCGACCGAGGACGCACAGGAGGGGCGTGCGGCTTTTGCGGAAAAGCGCGCGCCTGTGTTCCGGCGGCGTTAG
- a CDS encoding extracellular solute-binding protein, with amino-acid sequence MNAPVYRGLTWDHPRGCNALAAAAAQASGLSLHWDKHPLEGFESHPIADLCARYDLVVLDHPHVGEAVAADCLVPVESLFGAEEIAGWQAAVAGPSLASYRYAGQHWALPLDAATQVTAYRRATVESPPVAWDELPAFAAQHAVALSLAGPHAILSLQSVCGALGAERSGEAFIDRAVAREGYALMLALTGDATVNAQALNPIAMLGAIERGDGIDLCPLIYGYVNYATLGVGFADAPCGPDGRIGSTLGGTGIGVSKRCEVTPALLDHLRWLMSQQVQRGFIPQHDGQPALRAAWQDAAVNAATGNFFGATLASVEQALLRPRHDGAIAFQTHASARLRAALLEGAAADPVLDDLETLYRNHHPAGAET; translated from the coding sequence ATGAACGCTCCCGTCTATCGTGGCCTGACCTGGGATCATCCGCGCGGCTGCAATGCGCTGGCGGCAGCGGCGGCGCAGGCGTCCGGGTTGTCGCTGCACTGGGATAAGCACCCGCTCGAAGGGTTTGAGTCGCATCCGATCGCGGACCTGTGCGCGCGCTACGATCTGGTCGTGCTCGATCACCCCCATGTCGGCGAAGCGGTGGCCGCGGACTGTCTGGTGCCGGTCGAATCACTGTTTGGCGCGGAGGAGATTGCCGGCTGGCAAGCGGCGGTCGCGGGACCATCGCTGGCGAGCTATCGTTATGCCGGGCAGCATTGGGCGCTGCCGCTCGATGCTGCGACGCAGGTGACGGCCTATCGCCGGGCGACGGTGGAGTCGCCCCCGGTGGCGTGGGATGAACTGCCCGCATTTGCTGCACAGCACGCAGTTGCGCTCTCCCTCGCCGGGCCCCATGCCATTCTCAGCCTCCAGTCGGTGTGCGGCGCGCTCGGTGCGGAGCGATCGGGCGAGGCGTTCATCGACCGCGCGGTGGCGCGTGAGGGCTATGCGTTGATGCTGGCCCTGACCGGGGATGCGACCGTGAACGCGCAGGCGCTGAACCCGATCGCGATGCTTGGCGCGATCGAGCGCGGCGATGGGATCGACCTGTGCCCGCTCATCTATGGCTATGTGAACTACGCGACGCTGGGCGTTGGTTTCGCCGATGCGCCGTGCGGGCCGGATGGCCGCATCGGATCGACGCTGGGCGGAACCGGGATCGGCGTGTCGAAGCGGTGTGAAGTGACTCCAGCGCTCCTCGATCATCTGCGCTGGCTGATGTCACAGCAGGTGCAGCGGGGCTTTATCCCGCAGCATGACGGTCAACCGGCCCTGCGCGCGGCTTGGCAGGATGCGGCGGTGAATGCGGCTACCGGCAATTTCTTTGGGGCGACGCTGGCGAGCGTCGAGCAGGCGTTGCTGCGCCCCCGCCATGACGGGGCGATCGCGTTCCAGACCCACGCGTCGGCGCGGTTGCGTGCGGCATTGCTTGAGGGTGCGGCTGCCGATCCGGTGCTGGACGATCTCGAAACCCTCTATCGCAATCATCATCCGGCAGGAGCCGAGACATGA